Proteins from a single region of Streptomyces sp. HUAS 15-9:
- a CDS encoding carbonic anhydrase, whose translation MSEIKTPTPRDAFELLLAGNQRFVAGTPEHPNQDAARRAETAPSQQPFAVLFGCSDSRLAAEIIFDRGLGDLFVVRTAGHVMGPEVLGSIEFGVEVLGCPLVVILGHDSCGAVGAACAALEDGVTPAGYVRDVVERVTPSVLAARAAGRVEPEEILAEHIRHTADLLLDRSRVLADKVAAGQTAVVGLRYRLADGSARLVAVRGLDAAVPTAS comes from the coding sequence ACGCCCCGCGACGCCTTCGAGCTGCTGCTGGCCGGTAACCAGCGCTTCGTGGCCGGCACCCCAGAGCACCCGAACCAGGACGCCGCTCGCCGCGCCGAGACCGCACCGTCCCAGCAGCCCTTCGCCGTGCTGTTCGGGTGTTCCGACTCCCGGCTGGCCGCCGAGATCATCTTCGACCGAGGTCTGGGCGACCTGTTCGTGGTGCGCACCGCTGGCCACGTCATGGGCCCGGAGGTGCTGGGCAGCATCGAGTTCGGCGTGGAGGTGCTGGGCTGCCCGCTGGTCGTGATCCTCGGGCACGACTCGTGCGGCGCGGTCGGCGCGGCGTGCGCCGCGCTGGAGGACGGCGTGACGCCGGCCGGGTACGTCCGGGACGTCGTCGAGCGAGTGACCCCCAGCGTGCTGGCCGCCCGGGCCGCCGGACGGGTCGAGCCGGAGGAGATCCTCGCCGAGCACATAAGGCACACCGCCGACCTGCTGCTGGACCGCTCCCGGGTCCTCGCCGACAAGGTCGCCGCCGGCCAGACCGCTGTGGTGGGCCTGCGCTACCGCCTGGCCGACGGCAGTGCCCGACTCGTCGCCGTTCGCGGCCTCGACGCGGCTGTGCCCACGGCGTCCTGA